AGAAAGATCCAATCTAATATCAAAGCTAACGAACGTAACGAAGATATTAAACAAGTTGAACGAATGATCGAGCTGAAGATGAAAAAGCAGCTGACCAAACAACAAAATGAATATTATCTTCGTGAAAAACTAAAAACGATTAAAGAAGAGCTTGGTGATATCACCAATAAAGAAGATGATGTTGAGTCAATCCGAGCTAAGATTAAAGCTAATCCTTACCCTCAACACATTAAGGATCGAATCTTAACTGAAATTAATCGTTATGAAGCAACCGCTCCCCTTTCTCAAGAAGGCAATGTCATTAAAACTTATTTAGATTGATTAATCAACTTACCTTGATGACAAACTAAAGAAGATAATTTTGAGATTGAAAAAGTAACCAAAACTTTAGATAATAACCACTACGGGTTATCTAAAGTTAAAGAAAAGATCATCGAGTACTTAGCATTAGCGATGCGTTCAAAAAATGCTAAAGGACCAATTATGTGTTTAGTAGGTCCTCCTGGAGTGGGGAAATCATCTTTAGCTAAATCGATCGCTGAAGCACTTAACAAAGAGTTTGTTAAGATCTCACTTGGTGGGGTGCATGACGAATCTGAGATCCGTGGTCATAGAAGAACTTATGTTGGTTCAATGCCTGGTAGAATCATCAAAGGAATGAAAAAAGCTGGGGTGATTAACCCATTATTCTTATTAGATGAGATCGACAAGATGGGTCAATCAGTTAACCATGGTGATCCAACTGCAGCATTACTTGAAGTGTTAGATCCTGAACTAAATAACAAGTTCAATGATAACTACATTGAAGAAGATTATGATCTATCAAGTGCAATGTTTGTAGCGACTGCTAACTATGTTGAAGGGATTCCAGAAGCACTTTATGACCGGATGGAGATTATTGAACTAACTTCATACACTGAGCATGAAAAGTTATCAATCGCTAAGAATTATCTAATCCCAAGATCACTTAAAGAAGCAGAACTTTCTGATAGTGAGATCAGTTTTAGTGATGAAGCGATTATGTACATCATTAAGCACTTCACTAAAGAAGCTGGGGTTAGAAGTCTTGAACGGGTCTTAAAACAGATCGTTCGTAAGTTCTTAGTAGCCAGTCTAAGAGATAAGAAACTAAAAAAACAAGTAATCAATATCCCAGAAGTAAAACACTACTTGAAAAAAGAGGTGTTCGATTACACCCAAAAAGATGAATTCTCAATCCCTGGGATCGTTAATGGGATGGCTTACACCCAATATGGAGGTGATCTTTTACCAATCGAAGTAAGTATTGCTCAAGGTGGTAAGGGTAATGTGGTGATTACAGGTAACTTAAAAGAAACGATGAAAGAATCAGTTAACGTTGCTTTAGGTTATGTAAAAGCCAATGCTGCAGAATTTGGTATTGATTATGAGATCTTCCAAAAAGTTGATCTACACATCCACGTACCAAGTGGTGGGATTCCAAAAGATGGTCCAAGTGCAGGGACAGCACTAACAACAGCGATCATCTCAGCGTTCACCAATAAAAAGGTAAGCCCATCAGTAGCAATGACTGGTGAAATCACTTTAAGAGGTAAGGTTTTACCGATCGGTGGGGTAAAAGAAAAAACGATCTCAGCTCACCGTGGTGGAGTTCGTACGATCTTCTTACCAGAAAAAAATGAAAACCACCTTGATGAGGTTCCAAAAGAGATCTTAAAAGATTTAGAGATTATTCCTGTTAAGGAATACAAAGAAATTTATAAAAAGCTCTTTTGTAAATAGTTAATAATAAAATTATCTTGCGTTTTAATCCAAATTCGCAAGAAATTTTTTTTATTTTATCAACCGCGTGAAACAACCAAAACAATTCTGAATTTACTTTGCTTTTTTAATTAAACAGATCGTCAAAAAGCCTTTTGTCTGAGCGACTTTTAGTGCTTATTTTATTATGCTTTTGGTGATCTTGTTGATCTTTCCTTTATACCAAGAAACTTCACCAGCTAACTATTGAAATAACCCCGTAATCCACGTTTCAACCTTTTTAATTCCGGTTGTTTCGATCTTTGGGATTATGGTTGCGATGTTCTTATTTAAGGATGGGGTGGCTGATGGAACTGAGATTATTATTATCTCCAAACCGGTCTCAAGAAAGATCTATGTTTCAGCGAAATTTTTGGTTTTAATCCTAACGTGTTTAGTTTTTAGTTTCTTATTAATTATCACAGCAGCGATCGCTAAGATTAATCCACAGTTTCAATTACAAAACATGAAGGATTTAATGTTAGGGATCTTTATTGGTAATTTCATTAATTCCTTATTTTTTGGTTCGATTTCGATCTTAATTTCATTTGGGTTATCTAAGAATAGCACAATCGTGATTGTGTTCTTAGCTACTTTTTTAATGAACTTTCAAACCCAACTATCAGCACTGTTTTTCAAGTCACCTTCAAGAGTGTTAAGTGATTCTCAACACACTTTAGTTGAGCGTTCACTCTTAACCAATAAGCAAGATCGAAATCACCAACCAGTTGGTGAAACTGTTGCCTTCCAACCAACCCCATCTGATGCTAAGCAAAATATTAAGCAACTATATGAACAAGCTGAAGCTAGCACATTTTATAACCAATCGTTTTATTTTAATTTAGGTAACGCATTAAACTCGATCTACAACCTAAACAGTTTGTCATACGAAAATAGTGGTAATATCAACTTCTTATCAGCTAATACCAAGATTGTTTTTGAACGGGTTTTTGATCCAGATAATTTTTATAATATTGATTTCTTTCTTCCTAGACCTGATGAAAAAGGGTTGTTGCAATTACAACGGTTTAAAGTGTTCTTATCAGCCCCAACCCCTGAGAAATCATCAACATCATTTATTCGAATTAGTAACCCTCCTAGTTATAGTTACTTAAACACAGATCAAGATAGTTATACTGTAACTACTGCTGATTTTGATCTATATGAAAAGAATCCGGATAATGATAATCTATTAGCTAATACTTATCAGATCTTTTTTGATGAGGTGTTCACCTCAACTAAGAATAGTCAACAACGTTCAATCGCTTCATTATTATCTTCTTTATTTAACCAATACCTAACTGAGATTATTGATCAAAATAACACTAACCTTAATGATCTATTTATCAAGATCTCACCAGATTTAGTTAACTTAAATGATTTATTACGTTCACCAAACTTAATGTATCAATTTACTAAGAGTTTTGAACAATCTGATGCTAAAACTAATGAAGAAAAAGCGATCGAAGTTTACAAAAAAAGGGTGAACTTATTTTATGCTTTAAATGATACGAACAGTTTAACTAAACTTAAACGGTTTATGACTTATTCAAACGCGATCTTACAAAACGATATTATCTTTAATCGTTTAAGATCAGATACGATCCAAAATATTATTGGTAATAGTTTTACTAATAACCTATTCTTAAGATTATTATTACAAAATTCTTTAAGGAATCTAAATTTACCTAATTTAAATTTAGATGATCTAAAACTGATCTTTTATCAACAGATCTTTAATGAGTATTTAGCTTTATACTTAACTCAAGTAGTTAATCTTTCTCAGATTATTGAACAGATCGAAGGTAAGGGTAAAAAACAAGGTTATTTTGTTAACTTGTATCCAAGTGCGATCAGACAAGATCAGTTAAGTGATACTTATATTATCTCAAAACAACCAATCGTCAATCCCTGGATGATCGTTCTGATTTTATCAACGATCTCGATTGCTTTATTAGGTTTATCATCTGTAATATATTATTCAAAAGACTATGCATAACTATAAGATCTTAGAAGTTATTAATTTAACAAAAAAATTTAAAAGAAACCAACCTCCAGTAATTAATAACCTTAATTTTGTGGTGAAGAAAAACCAATACCATGTTTTTATTGGTGCTAATGGTGCAGGGAAAACAACAACAATTAAAACAATTATTGGTGCTTTTAAAAAGACTAGTGGGATGATCTTAATTAATGGGGTTGATAGTAATAATCCCCAAGCAAGAAAAGCACTAGGTTATGTTCCAGAAGTCTCAAGGTTTGCTAACACCCTAAACACATTTGAATATTTAGTGTGAATGGGGCGATTGTCTGGTTTAAATAAGTTAGCAGCTCAAACTAAAGTCAAAAGCAAACTAGAAGAGTTTAATATGATTAAGTTAGCCAAAACTAATCCCAATAAGTTTTCTTCTGGCCAGAAGAAAAAAATCATCTTAATCCAATCATTATTAAACGATCCTGAACTATTAATCTTAGATGAACCAACCGCTAATCTAGATCCTAAAGCACGGATCGAATTTATGGATTTTATTAAGCAATTACAAAAACAATCCCAAACTTCGATCTTTATCTCTTCGCACGTATTAACTGAAGTAGATCAGTATGCTGATAGTATCACGATCCTTGATGGTGGTAGGGTTGTTTTTAGTGGTGATCTTAATGAGATTAACCAATCAAATAACCATTATAAAAAATACATATTAAAAGTTAAAGATCAAAAAGCAGCAATCAAACTCTTAAACAAAGCAGGCTTTAATTGGATCTTTAAACCAGATCAACAAATATTTTATCTTTATTCTAGTGAACAAACTAAGATCGATCGTTTATTACATGATCTGATCTTAGAAAAAAACCAGATCATTGAGTTTAGAGAACACCAGTTCTCGATCAATGAGATCTATGAACAATACATTAAGATCGGTTCAGTACAAACAGCTAGATAAAAAATAAGTTAAACCAACTAAAACAGATTTAAGAAGAAGACGAAATTGCAAAAACTTTGCATTTCGGCTTTTTTTGTCTTATTGAAATCATCATTTAACTTGAAGTATCTAAGAGCAATTAATATCTGCTTATAACAAAATAAACTTGTGTAATAAATTAAGAAGATAATTTATTCTTTTAGAACAATCTTAGTTATTTTTAATTAGAGTTGTCTAGATCAACGCGATGATTTAATTAAAAAAAACTGAGATTAAAAAAAGATAAATTATTAGAAAAGACGAGGACATAATTATGAGTGATACATCTAAATAAGACGTTATAAAAAGTTGGTGAAAACCGCTACCGTGAAACAACAGGTTTATATTATGGAGATTTTAATGTGGGTGATGTTTTTGAACACCGCCCTGGTAGAACAGTATTAGATGTTGATAATGTTTGATTCACATTATTAACATTAAATCCCCAACAAGTGCATTTTGACCAGCACTATGCTGATAAAACTGAATGAAAGAAACTATTAGTTGATTCAACATTTACATTAGCTCTTGTAACAGAGATGTCAGTAAACTCAATTAGTGGTAAGGTTGTGGCTAATCTAGGTTGAGACAAAGTAAGATTAACCAACCCAGTATTTGCAGGTGATATGATCTATGCTGAATCAACAATTCTTTCAAAGCGTGAATCAAAAAGCCGTCCAATCCAAGGGATCGTTACTGTTCTAACACGTGAATTAATCAAGACAATAAAGAAGTTATTAGCTTCAAAAGAACTGTATTAGTTCACAAACGTGATAACAATACGATTGAAGACAAGACTAATTATTAAGATTTTCTTTATTAAGGATTTTGGTTAAAAATATGAATGACGTACAAGCCCTATATAAGCAAAAGTTAACAACCGCTGATAAAGCGATTGAATTAATCAAAGACAAAACTGGTTTTGCTTTCCCAATGCATTTTATGCAACCAAAAGGTCTTTTTGAAGCACTTGCTAATAAAGCTAGAAAAGGTGGTACACAAGACTAGATGCATATTACTTCTCTTCAAGAGAATATGCAAGAAATAGTATTTTAGACTGAGATTTAAATAAGATTATCGTTCCTCACTCATTCTTTATTAGTGATATTGAAAGAAAGATCAATGTCAAAATTGATTCAGAAAAAGGTGAAAAAAGAGTGATGTTTCACCCATGCCACTTCTCTCAGGCGCCAAAGATATTTACTGAAGTTATTAAACCAGATACGTTCATTACGATGGTTTCACCAATGGATAAATTTGTTAGGATTATCTAATGACTATGCTAGTGCACTAGTTAAGAATGTTAAAAACCTAATCGTTGAAGTAAATGAAAACGCGCCATACATATATGGGTCTGAAAACGTAATCCAAGTTTCACAAGTAGCAGCGATCGTTGAAAATAACGTGCCTTTATTAGAGATGCCAGATACTGAACCTAAAGAAAAAGAGATCAACATTGCTCAAACGATCGCTAATATGGTTCCAGATGGTGCTACGATCGAAATGGGTGTTGGTGGTTTACCTAACTTAGTTTGTGAAAAACTAAAAAACCACAATGATTTAGGAATCCATACTTAAGTTTTAACAAAAGAATGATCCACCTAATCCAAGCGGGTGCTATAACAAATAAGAAGAAAATATTAACAAAGGTAAATCTGTTTATACGTTTGCAATCGGTGATAAAGAGATGTATGAGTTATTAGACCGTATCCCAACCCTTTCAAGTTATCCTGTTGATTATGTAAACGACCCTTCAGTAATCGCTAAAAACGATAATGTCGTAAGTATTAACTCAACGATCGAAATCGATCTAACTGGAGCATGTAATGCTAAACACTTAAAAGGTCATCAATACTCAGTTTCTGGTGGGCAACTAGACTTTGTTAGAGGGGCATATTTATCTAAAAATGGTAAATCAATTATCGCTTTAACATCAAGAACATCTAATCAAAAATACTCAAAGATCGTTCCTAGATTAAGTGGACCAGTAACAACACCAAGAAACGATGTTCACTTAGTTGTAACTGAATATGGTGCTGTTAACCTAAAAGGATTATCAAGTTCTGAAAGTGCAGAAGCACTAATCAGTTTAGCTCACCCAGACTTTAGAACATAACTAACAGAAGAAGCTAAAAAATTAAACTTACTATAAAAGTTGTTAATCTAAGATAAAAGAAAAAATCTTATGACTAATCAAGTCATAAGATTTTTTTTAAATAATTATTAGTTGCGTTCGAAATCTGCAGGAACTGAGAAATCTTCTTTTAAATAGTTAATTTCATCATCTTCTAGGATCTGGATTCTTTTAGCATTAACTGCTTTATTTGTTTTATCATCAAATTCCATAAGAATAGCATTAAATTGCGCACCTAGTTTAGAGACTTCTAATTTAAAACGTGCGGTTGGGTGTAAAAATTTTGTTAACACGTTTTGTGCTTTAGCACCAATGATACTACCAAAACCAGGACCACACATTCCAACATCAGTGACATAAACCATCCCTTTAGGACTAACCCTTAGATCAGCTGATGGTACGTGGGTGTGAGTGCCCAAAATTGCTGACACTTGACCATCAAAATAAATTGCTAACGCATTTTTCTCACTTGTTGTTTCAGCATGAAAATCAACGATATGTAGATCTTGATTGCTCATCTTAACGAGATCTTCTAAACAATAAAATGGGTTAGTTACTTTAAAGTTAAGTTTTACCCCTTCACCTAGTAAGTTGGTTATTCGAATCGTTTTATTCTTAACTTTAATAACGTTAGTACCAACACCAAGATCAGCGTATTGAAAATTTTCAGGTAGATTCAATGGACGAACGATATTTTTTTGATCTTTTAAGATCTCAAAAACTTCTTTCTTAGCTCAGGTATGATTTCCCATCGTAAAGAAATCAATTCCATAGCTCATTAGTTCATCATAATGTTCTTGATTTAAACCCTTACCGTGTGTGCAGTTTTCTGCATTAGCGATCACAAGATCAACATGATGCTGTTTAATTAGGTTTTTTAAATGTTTTTTGATGATCTTTCGACCATTATTTCCAAAGATATCTCCTAGAAAAAGAATATTCATAATGTTATTTATTCCAAATTAGTAACACAAAATATCTTATCAATTTTAACGTCATGATCTTGCGCTTGGAATTGATTATTTAGCATAAAATCATATGCTACTGATATCTTGTAATTGCTATATTTTAAATTATTAAAAAATCTATCATAGTAACCTT
The nucleotide sequence above comes from Mycoplasmoides gallisepticum. Encoded proteins:
- a CDS encoding ABC transporter permease gives rise to the protein MKQPKQFWIYFAFLIKQIVKKPFVWATFSAYFIMLLVILLIFPLYQETSPANYWNNPVIHVSTFLIPVVSIFGIMVAMFLFKDGVADGTEIIIISKPVSRKIYVSAKFLVLILTCLVFSFLLIITAAIAKINPQFQLQNMKDLMLGIFIGNFINSLFFGSISILISFGLSKNSTIVIVFLATFLMNFQTQLSALFFKSPSRVLSDSQHTLVERSLLTNKQDRNHQPVGETVAFQPTPSDAKQNIKQLYEQAEASTFYNQSFYFNLGNALNSIYNLNSLSYENSGNINFLSANTKIVFERVFDPDNFYNIDFFLPRPDEKGLLQLQRFKVFLSAPTPEKSSTSFIRISNPPSYSYLNTDQDSYTVTTADFDLYEKNPDNDNLLANTYQIFFDEVFTSTKNSQQRSIASLLSSLFNQYLTEIIDQNNTNLNDLFIKISPDLVNLNDLLRSPNLMYQFTKSFEQSDAKTNEEKAIEVYKKRVNLFYALNDTNSLTKLKRFMTYSNAILQNDIIFNRLRSDTIQNIIGNSFTNNLFLRLLLQNSLRNLNLPNLNLDDLKLIFYQQIFNEYLALYLTQVVNLSQIIEQIEGKGKKQGYFVNLYPSAIRQDQLSDTYIISKQPIVNPWMIVLILSTISIALLGLSSVIYYSKDYA
- a CDS encoding acetyl-CoA hydrolase/transferase C-terminal domain-containing protein, whose translation is MYELLDRIPTLSSYPVDYVNDPSVIAKNDNVVSINSTIEIDLTGACNAKHLKGHQYSVSGGQLDFVRGAYLSKNGKSIIALTSRTSNQKYSKIVPRLSGPVTTPRNDVHLVVTEYGAVNLKGLSSSESAEALISLAHPDFRT
- a CDS encoding MaoC/PaaZ C-terminal domain-containing protein translates to MGDVFEHRPGRTVLDVDNVWFTLLTLNPQQVHFDQHYADKTEWKKLLVDSTFTLALVTEMSVNSISGKVVANLGWDKVRLTNPVFAGDMIYAESTILSKRESKSRPIQGIVTVLTRELIKTIKKLLASKELY
- a CDS encoding TIGR00282 family metallophosphoesterase; its protein translation is MNILFLGDIFGNNGRKIIKKHLKNLIKQHHVDLVIANAENCTHGKGLNQEHYDELMSYGIDFFTMGNHTWAKKEVFEILKDQKNIVRPLNLPENFQYADLGVGTNVIKVKNKTIRITNLLGEGVKLNFKVTNPFYCLEDLVKMSNQDLHIVDFHAETTSEKNALAIYFDGQVSAILGTHTHVPSADLRVSPKGMVYVTDVGMCGPGFGSIIGAKAQNVLTKFLHPTARFKLEVSKLGAQFNAILMEFDDKTNKAVNAKRIQILEDDEINYLKEDFSVPADFERN
- the lon gene encoding endopeptidase La; protein product: MATSKSVQKAPLLISRKMVVFPYNQYVLSIGRARSMKLIKKIKAQLIEESKKMKSGQAKKEFEKILVVVQKNDNIDKPTVSDIYKYGTLCEITRINEEVDQETGELTYEVSIRGIERIKISTSSLKNVSLEDYIDPISYSICKTYLSIKPDELWDTIQKEGVFDEADLKEMAKTDLTTRELDKISLSLAANANATFGSELLSEHNKQAILERDDIKERFDLYFKIWRKIQSNIKANERNEDIKQVERMIELKMKKQLTKQQNEYYLREKLKTIKEELGDITNKEDDVESIRAKIKANPYPQHIKDRILTEINRYEATAPLSQEGNVIKTYLDWLINLPWWQTKEDNFEIEKVTKTLDNNHYGLSKVKEKIIEYLALAMRSKNAKGPIMCLVGPPGVGKSSLAKSIAEALNKEFVKISLGGVHDESEIRGHRRTYVGSMPGRIIKGMKKAGVINPLFLLDEIDKMGQSVNHGDPTAALLEVLDPELNNKFNDNYIEEDYDLSSAMFVATANYVEGIPEALYDRMEIIELTSYTEHEKLSIAKNYLIPRSLKEAELSDSEISFSDEAIMYIIKHFTKEAGVRSLERVLKQIVRKFLVASLRDKKLKKQVINIPEVKHYLKKEVFDYTQKDEFSIPGIVNGMAYTQYGGDLLPIEVSIAQGGKGNVVITGNLKETMKESVNVALGYVKANAAEFGIDYEIFQKVDLHIHVPSGGIPKDGPSAGTALTTAIISAFTNKKVSPSVAMTGEITLRGKVLPIGGVKEKTISAHRGGVRTIFLPEKNENHLDEVPKEILKDLEIIPVKEYKEIYKKLFCK
- a CDS encoding ABC transporter ATP-binding protein codes for the protein MHNYKILEVINLTKKFKRNQPPVINNLNFVVKKNQYHVFIGANGAGKTTTIKTIIGAFKKTSGMILINGVDSNNPQARKALGYVPEVSRFANTLNTFEYLVWMGRLSGLNKLAAQTKVKSKLEEFNMIKLAKTNPNKFSSGQKKKIILIQSLLNDPELLILDEPTANLDPKARIEFMDFIKQLQKQSQTSIFISSHVLTEVDQYADSITILDGGRVVFSGDLNEINQSNNHYKKYILKVKDQKAAIKLLNKAGFNWIFKPDQQIFYLYSSEQTKIDRLLHDLILEKNQIIEFREHQFSINEIYEQYIKIGSVQTAR